A region of the Kribbella sp. NBC_01245 genome:
GCTCGGGGCCGTCGTCAGCGGCGCACAGTTCCCGCAGCGACTGGGACGGCCGATCGCCGGTGGTGGCGGGTCGGTAGCTGGCGGTCAACCATTCGAGCCAGGGACGTTCGAGTTCGGCACGGAATGCCAGGACGTCCAGGTCCCACTCCGCCGTGTCGTCGACGTCGTCGAATCCTCGGTAGTGCAGCTCGTAACAGCACCACAGGGCCAGTTGCAGGTCATCGTAGGCCCACGGTTGGCCGGCTCGGCCGTCGACCAGTGGTGGCGGAATGGTCCGGCTGCCACGTAGGTGGCTCGTCAGCCAGTTGGTCAGCGGCCCGCGGGGTGGGGGCAGGTACATGGTGTTCCTCCTTCGACCCCGCGCCGGTACCCCACGGATCGAGGCCTCAAGCCTTTTTGGTTGACGGCGGGTACCGGCACCGGATGAGTGAACCGCCAACCGACGTTGCCGTCATCCGCGCCTACGAGGATGGGCCGCTCCTCGTCCGGGGTACCTTCGAGCTGCGCGACGAGAGCGGCGCGGTGATCGATCCCGGCCGCGCGACGATCGCCCTGTGCCGCTGTGGCAGATCCGCCCTGAAGCCTTTGTGCGACGGAAGCCATTCGCTGGTCAAGAAGCGGCAGCGGTCGCCCGGATGATCACGACGTATTCTTCGTCGACATCGGCGGGGATCGTCCCCGCCGCTTGCTGCGCCCGCATCAGCGGACCCCAGCGGCCCCCGCTTGCACGCTCGCACCTCGACATTGACCAGGCCGGCCCGGCGCAGCCGCTCCAAGGTGGTGTCGGTGCCGATGAGGGACGAGTGGACGAGGAGCAGCGCCCCAGGGTGCGAACGTCCGGCCACGGAGCGTTCGGACGCGAAGGCCGTACCGGATGGCGTTCAGCCGGACCGTGAGCAGGGCTCGCCGAGAGACGTCGATCGCGGTTGTGGTCGCGCCGCACTGCGCCGCGGTGAGGGCGAGGACTCCGCTCCCGGTGCAGATGTCGAGCGCCTTCGAACCCGGTCCGAGGGGTTCCTGGCGGATGGCGTCGGCCGGCATCCACGAGTCGGAGATTGGGGCGAAGACGCCCGGAAGGGTCAGCAATTTCATGACGTGAACACCTCGGCGAGCCACGGGACCACGCCCTCGGGACCGAGCGATCGGAGGTGCTCGACCGGCGGGTACTCCACTATTGCCCGTACGTCGTCCAGGCCGCCCGGCGCGTACGGTTCGGTCGCGTCGATCAGGTCGTGGAGGCAACGGCGCGTAGGTCGGGCCTCGCCGGTGCGGAGGTCGAGGAGCTCCCCGCCGACGCCGTCGCGCAGCGCAGCCCACCGGTTCTCCGCGATCCGCCAAGTCGGCGCCGGCGGCTGGAGCTCGCCGAGGTGGTGCAGGTCGGTGAGCCTGGCGGCGAGCGCGTGTACGAGTCGGGCGATCGCGCTGGTCCGATCCGTGGTCGCCTGTACGTCGAGGACCCGCAGCTCAAGTGTGCCGTAGCGCAGGTGT
Encoded here:
- a CDS encoding CDGSH iron-sulfur domain-containing protein; translated protein: MSEPPTDVAVIRAYEDGPLLVRGTFELRDESGAVIDPGRATIALCRCGRSALKPLCDGSHSLVKKRQRSPG
- a CDS encoding 50S ribosomal protein L11 methyltransferase, which codes for MKLLTLPGVFAPISDSWMPADAIRQEPLGPGSKALDICTGSGVLALTAAQCGATTTAIDVSRRALLTVRLNAIRYGLRVRTLRGRTFAPWGAAPRPLVPHRHRHHLGAAAPGRPGQCRGASVQAGAAGVR